From a single Okeanomitos corallinicola TIOX110 genomic region:
- the acs gene encoding acetate--CoA ligase, translated as MSQPTIESILQEKRLFPPASDFSQQANIKSLAEYQRLYEAAKTDPQKFWADLAEKELSWFKKWDTVLDWQPPFAKWFVNGQINISYNCLDRHLHTWRKNKAALIWEGEPGDSRTLTYAQLHREVCQFANVLKQLGVKKGDRVGIYMPMIPEAAIAMLACARIGAPHSVVFGGFSAEALRDRLNDAEAKVVVTADGGWRKDAIVPLKEQVDKALADGAVTSVTDVLVVQRTGQKTQMAAGRDHWWHDLQKGVSADCPAEPMDSEDMLFVLYTSGSTGKPKGVVHTTGGYNLYSHITTKWIFDLQDTDVYWCTADVGWITGHSYIVYGPLSNGATTVMYEGAPRASNPGCTWDIVEKYGVTIFYTAPTAIRAFIKMGEHHPKTRNLSSLRLLGTVGEPINPEAWIWYHKIIGGERCPIVDTWWQTETGGIMITPLPGAIATKPGSATLPFPGIIADIVDLDGNSVPENEGGYLAVRHPWPGMMRTVYGDPDRFRRTYWEHIPPKDGKYTYFAGDGARKDEDGYFWVMGRVDDVLNVSGHRLGTMEVESALVSHPAVAEAAVVGKPDELKGEEIVAFVTLDGNYQPSEELIKDLKKHVVSEIGAIARPGEIRFSDALPKTRSGKIMRRLLRNLAAGQEVSGDTSTLEDRSVLDKLREGA; from the coding sequence ATGTCTCAACCGACTATAGAATCCATCTTACAGGAAAAACGTCTTTTTCCTCCGGCTAGTGATTTTTCGCAACAGGCTAATATTAAAAGTTTGGCAGAGTATCAGCGTCTTTATGAGGCAGCAAAAACTGATCCTCAAAAGTTTTGGGCAGATTTGGCAGAAAAAGAGTTAAGTTGGTTTAAAAAATGGGATACTGTCCTAGATTGGCAACCCCCTTTTGCCAAGTGGTTTGTCAATGGCCAGATCAATATTTCTTACAACTGTCTGGACAGACATCTGCATACTTGGCGAAAAAATAAAGCGGCTTTAATTTGGGAAGGTGAACCCGGAGATTCTCGGACTCTCACTTATGCTCAATTGCATCGGGAAGTTTGTCAGTTTGCTAATGTTCTCAAACAGTTGGGTGTCAAAAAAGGCGATCGCGTGGGAATCTATATGCCCATGATTCCCGAAGCTGCCATTGCCATGTTAGCTTGTGCCAGAATAGGCGCACCACATAGCGTTGTCTTTGGTGGATTTAGTGCTGAAGCTTTACGCGATCGCCTCAATGATGCCGAAGCGAAAGTAGTCGTCACTGCCGATGGTGGTTGGCGCAAAGATGCCATCGTCCCCCTGAAAGAACAGGTAGATAAAGCCTTAGCTGATGGTGCTGTAACCAGCGTCACAGATGTGCTAGTGGTACAACGCACAGGTCAAAAAACCCAGATGGCCGCAGGACGAGACCACTGGTGGCATGATTTACAAAAAGGTGTGTCCGCTGACTGTCCCGCTGAACCCATGGACAGCGAAGATATGCTCTTTGTCCTCTATACCTCCGGTAGTACCGGTAAACCCAAGGGAGTAGTACACACCACAGGAGGTTATAACCTATACAGCCATATCACCACCAAATGGATATTTGATCTGCAAGATACGGATGTATATTGGTGTACTGCTGATGTAGGTTGGATTACTGGACATAGCTATATAGTTTATGGACCCCTTTCCAACGGTGCAACCACTGTGATGTATGAAGGTGCGCCTCGTGCATCTAACCCTGGTTGTACTTGGGACATAGTTGAAAAATACGGTGTAACGATTTTTTATACTGCACCTACAGCTATCCGCGCCTTTATTAAAATGGGTGAACACCATCCTAAAACCCGTAACCTTTCATCTTTGCGGTTACTAGGTACTGTCGGTGAACCTATCAACCCTGAAGCTTGGATCTGGTATCACAAAATTATTGGTGGTGAACGTTGCCCCATTGTTGATACTTGGTGGCAAACGGAAACAGGTGGGATTATGATTACACCTTTACCCGGTGCGATCGCCACTAAACCCGGTTCAGCCACTTTACCTTTCCCCGGTATTATTGCAGACATAGTTGATTTAGATGGTAATTCTGTCCCGGAAAATGAAGGTGGTTATTTAGCAGTACGTCATCCTTGGCCGGGAATGATGCGGACTGTGTACGGTGATCCTGATCGTTTTCGTCGGACTTATTGGGAACATATTCCCCCGAAAGATGGTAAATATACGTATTTTGCTGGGGATGGTGCAAGGAAGGATGAAGATGGTTATTTCTGGGTGATGGGACGTGTTGATGATGTGCTAAATGTCTCTGGACACCGCCTGGGAACTATGGAAGTGGAATCTGCCCTAGTTTCTCATCCGGCGGTTGCTGAGGCTGCTGTGGTGGGTAAACCCGATGAGTTAAAAGGTGAAGAAATTGTAGCTTTTGTGACTTTGGATGGAAATTATCAACCTAGTGAGGAGTTGATCAAGGATCTGAAAAAGCACGTTGTTAGTGAAATTGGGGCGATCGCACGTCCTGGTGAAATCAGGTTTAGTGATGCTTTGCCGAAAACACGGTCTGGTAAGATTATGCGGCGGTTATTACGGAATTTGGCTGCTGGTCAGGAGGTGTCTGGTGATACTTCGACTTTGGAGGATCGGAGTGTTTTGGATAAGTTGCGGGAGGGTGCTTAG
- a CDS encoding nucleotide kinase domain-containing protein: MQVRQEIFDTYWRFAAMRQEVFFNKLKNVPPPWTSDAILNTYKFCNAYRVSDRVSQYLIKNVIYDDNRSQNEEEVLFRILLFKIFNKIETWEYLENKIEDYITLSNFDLDVYSNILQEAMDLGYVIYTSAYMSCASKEFGYDKKHQNHLALIDKMLVKDRVINPIVKAKSLEEVFNIIESYPLLGKFMAYQLATDINYSEVINFDENSFTIAGPGAERGINKCFIDTEGKGYADVIHWMTENQENEFQRLGLNFQSLWGRPLQAIDCQNLFCETDKYCRAAFPDLKSNRKKIKAKFTPTPQPIDYFYPPKWGINNQVQETLAQRLPPLEIFDVQDNCQQLSLELDTFVNTTSKISDNLSKLHKKSQQNTQKQKSKAVQNADTEKSQQLCLF; the protein is encoded by the coding sequence ATGCAAGTAAGACAAGAAATTTTTGATACCTACTGGCGATTTGCTGCTATGCGTCAGGAAGTGTTTTTTAACAAACTTAAAAATGTACCCCCACCTTGGACGAGTGATGCTATTCTTAATACTTATAAATTTTGCAATGCTTATCGCGTAAGTGATCGTGTTTCTCAATATCTGATTAAGAATGTCATTTATGATGATAATAGAAGTCAAAATGAAGAAGAAGTTTTATTCAGAATTTTACTATTTAAAATTTTTAATAAAATAGAAACTTGGGAATATTTAGAAAACAAAATAGAAGATTATATTACACTCTCTAATTTTGATTTAGACGTATATTCAAATATCTTACAAGAAGCTATGGATTTGGGATATGTGATTTATACAAGTGCTTATATGTCCTGTGCTAGTAAAGAATTTGGTTATGATAAAAAACACCAAAATCATTTGGCATTAATTGATAAAATGCTTGTAAAAGATAGGGTGATTAATCCCATAGTCAAAGCTAAAAGTTTAGAAGAAGTTTTTAATATTATTGAATCATATCCACTCTTAGGTAAGTTTATGGCTTACCAGTTAGCGACAGATATTAATTATAGTGAAGTCATAAATTTTGATGAAAACAGTTTTACTATAGCAGGGCCAGGAGCAGAACGGGGGATTAATAAATGTTTTATTGATACCGAGGGAAAAGGTTATGCTGATGTCATTCACTGGATGACAGAAAATCAAGAAAATGAATTTCAACGTTTGGGTTTAAATTTTCAATCTCTCTGGGGTCGTCCGTTACAAGCTATAGACTGTCAAAATCTTTTCTGTGAAACTGACAAGTATTGTAGAGCAGCATTTCCTGATTTAAAAAGTAATCGTAAAAAGATAAAAGCTAAGTTTACTCCTACTCCTCAACCAATTGATTATTTTTATCCTCCTAAATGGGGTATCAATAATCAGGTTCAAGAAACTTTAGCCCAGAGATTACCACCATTAGAAATTTTTGATGTACAAGATAATTGTCAACAGTTATCTTTAGAATTAGATACTTTTGTCAACACTACATCTAAGATATCGGATAATTTATCAAAATTGCATAAAAAATCTCAGCAGAATACTCAGAAGCAAAAATCAAAAGCTGTGCAAAATGCAGATACAGAAAAATCTCAACAGTTGTGTCTGTTTTGA
- a CDS encoding DUF1643 domain-containing protein, which produces MEKYAKIDGNYRYLLGRKWDVNLQQVTFVMLNPSTADHEKDDQTLRKCINFAKSWGYGSLEVVNLFAYRATKPNKLKSKDIEPVGSKNNQYILSAIERAEKIILGWGAWLDDVSISKYPIIKHRDKEVLTLINDKKPLYCLRITKNGYPNHPVYLPKNINPIIFPTRE; this is translated from the coding sequence ATGGAAAAGTATGCCAAGATTGATGGAAATTATCGCTACTTACTAGGACGTAAATGGGATGTAAATTTGCAGCAAGTTACTTTTGTAATGCTGAACCCAAGTACCGCTGACCACGAAAAAGATGATCAAACACTTCGTAAATGTATTAACTTTGCTAAATCTTGGGGTTATGGTTCTCTTGAAGTAGTTAATCTATTCGCGTATCGTGCTACAAAACCTAATAAACTTAAGTCTAAAGATATTGAACCCGTTGGTTCAAAAAATAACCAATATATTCTGTCAGCGATAGAACGCGCTGAAAAAATTATTTTGGGGTGGGGAGCATGGCTTGATGATGTGAGTATTAGCAAGTACCCCATAATTAAACATCGTGACAAAGAAGTTTTAACATTAATTAATGATAAAAAACCTCTTTACTGCCTAAGAATAACAAAAAATGGATATCCAAACCATCCAGTGTATCTCCCAAAAAATATAAACCCAATTATTTTTCCGACAAGAGAATAG
- a CDS encoding nucleoside triphosphate pyrophosphohydrolase family protein, with protein sequence MNFAEYQKQALNTDQIPTVEGTELIIPLLGLVGEVGSLMTEYKKHLRDGDAHKLFEEGIAEELGDMLWYIANIATKSNLNLEEIAENNLSKCNDRWGWRNSSPIDEKNTIYIFDNDFPENESLPRKFAVEITEVSKDNSVKMKAFINQEQIGSDLTDNSYQSDGYRFHDIFHFAYAAVLGWSVVTRSILKRKRKSNPLIDEVEDGGRAVAIEEGIAALVFSYAKDHGFLKGVSTLDYQLLKTIKNMTSHLEVSRCSLGDWEKAILMGYDVWRQVEKNRGGTVIVDLDRRSITYQIGVS encoded by the coding sequence ATGAATTTTGCAGAATATCAGAAACAAGCACTAAACACAGATCAAATACCTACTGTTGAAGGTACTGAATTAATCATACCCTTACTAGGTTTAGTAGGTGAAGTTGGTTCATTGATGACCGAATATAAAAAACATCTAAGAGATGGTGATGCACACAAATTATTTGAAGAAGGAATTGCGGAAGAATTAGGAGATATGCTTTGGTATATTGCCAATATAGCCACTAAATCTAACCTAAATTTAGAAGAAATAGCCGAAAATAATCTGAGCAAGTGTAATGACCGTTGGGGATGGAGAAATTCATCACCAATAGATGAGAAAAATACCATTTACATCTTTGATAATGACTTCCCGGAAAATGAAAGTTTACCACGGAAATTTGCAGTAGAAATTACAGAAGTTAGCAAAGATAATTCCGTGAAGATGAAAGCATTTATTAACCAAGAACAGATAGGAAGTGACCTAACTGATAATTCTTATCAAAGTGATGGCTACCGCTTTCATGATATTTTTCATTTTGCTTATGCTGCTGTTTTAGGTTGGTCTGTAGTTACTAGAAGTATTCTTAAACGTAAGCGTAAAAGTAATCCTCTTATTGACGAAGTTGAAGATGGAGGTCGTGCAGTAGCTATTGAAGAAGGGATAGCAGCACTTGTATTTAGCTATGCTAAAGATCACGGTTTTTTAAAAGGTGTTTCAACATTAGATTATCAACTATTGAAAACTATCAAAAATATGACATCTCATTTAGAAGTTTCTCGTTGTTCGTTAGGAGATTGGGAAAAGGCGATTTTAATGGGTTATGATGTTTGGAGACAAGTAGAGAAAAACAGAGGAGGAACAGTAATTGTTGATCTTGATAGACGTTCAATAACTTATCAAATAGGAGTCAGTTAG
- a CDS encoding RNA-binding protein, whose translation MSVYVGNLSYEVTEDTLNAVFAEYGSVKRVQLPTDRETGRLRGFGFVEMGTDAEETSAIEALDGAEWMGRDLKVNKAKPREDRGSAGRNRY comes from the coding sequence ATGTCAGTTTATGTAGGCAATCTTTCTTACGAAGTTACAGAAGATACTCTTAATGCCGTGTTTGCAGAATATGGTTCTGTTAAACGGGTTCAACTACCTACAGATCGTGAAACAGGTCGTTTACGCGGCTTTGGTTTTGTGGAAATGGGTACAGATGCGGAAGAAACATCTGCTATTGAAGCACTTGATGGTGCAGAGTGGATGGGAAGAGATTTGAAAGTAAATAAGGCTAAACCCAGAGAAGATAGAGGTTCTGCTGGACGTAACCGTTATTAA
- a CDS encoding exopolysaccharide biosynthesis protein → MHLRFSQDIKSLLQRLTEKPLTLGDILAETSERGFSLVIALLVLPFLFPMPPGLTGPFGFACLLLSLQMLLGRRSPWLPRKIATYKFPRSFAEIILKNLRRVTKLLEKIARPRLTKIASNGLAWRFNGLCISWLTILLISPVPFTNPIPTVGILLFAVASIESDGLLMCICYVLTVLITILFGMIGYAVWLAPNLL, encoded by the coding sequence ATGCACTTGAGATTTTCCCAAGATATCAAATCTTTACTGCAACGTTTAACCGAGAAACCACTGACTTTGGGTGATATTTTGGCGGAAACTTCAGAACGGGGTTTTAGCTTGGTAATTGCATTATTAGTTTTACCGTTTTTGTTTCCCATGCCACCAGGTTTAACTGGACCTTTTGGTTTTGCTTGTTTGTTGCTATCTTTACAAATGCTTTTAGGTAGGCGATCGCCTTGGCTACCTAGAAAAATTGCTACCTATAAATTTCCACGTAGTTTTGCTGAAATTATCCTCAAAAATCTCCGTCGAGTCACTAAGTTATTGGAAAAAATTGCTCGTCCCCGTTTGACTAAGATAGCTTCTAATGGTCTTGCTTGGCGATTTAATGGGCTATGTATCTCTTGGTTGACTATATTACTTATTTCACCTGTTCCTTTTACTAACCCTATCCCCACAGTAGGTATTTTACTTTTTGCTGTTGCTAGTATTGAATCTGATGGGCTGTTAATGTGTATCTGCTATGTACTGACAGTCTTGATTACTATATTATTTGGTATGATTGGTTATGCAGTTTGGTTAGCTCCAAATTTACTGTAA
- a CDS encoding lipid kinase has translation MSPKALLLVNPHARKGQKFLSTAVDCLNTLGFHVIQASTENPQQLGDVIRHYQQQIDLVIVGGGDGTLNAAVDAIVETQLPLGILPLGTANDLARTLGIPNSLPEACQIIAAGQLRRIDLGCVNGKYFFNVASLGLSVNITQKLTKEVKRRWGVFAYAAAAFQVIWKSRPFQAEIRTPGQSFHVKTVQIAVGNGRYYGGGMAVFHDARIDDQRLDLYSLEVHHWWQMIPLLPAIRQGKHIHWRGVRAIQGREIQIYTRKPYPINTDGEITTYTPAVFSLMPKGIGVFVPLL, from the coding sequence ATAAGTCCTAAAGCACTGTTGTTAGTCAATCCCCATGCTCGTAAAGGACAAAAATTTTTATCTACAGCAGTTGATTGTCTAAACACACTTGGATTTCATGTAATTCAAGCATCTACAGAAAATCCCCAACAATTGGGAGATGTCATCCGACACTATCAACAGCAAATTGATTTAGTAATTGTCGGTGGTGGTGATGGCACTCTTAATGCTGCCGTAGATGCTATTGTTGAAACTCAATTACCTCTGGGTATTTTGCCTTTGGGAACTGCTAATGATTTAGCTAGAACCTTGGGAATTCCTAATTCTTTACCAGAAGCTTGTCAAATTATCGCTGCTGGACAGTTACGGCGGATTGATTTAGGTTGTGTGAATGGTAAGTATTTTTTTAATGTTGCTAGTCTGGGATTAAGTGTAAATATTACTCAAAAATTAACCAAGGAAGTAAAACGCCGTTGGGGAGTCTTTGCCTATGCTGCTGCTGCATTTCAAGTAATTTGGAAATCTCGCCCTTTTCAAGCAGAAATTCGTACACCTGGGCAATCATTTCATGTCAAAACCGTGCAAATCGCTGTGGGTAATGGCCGGTATTATGGTGGTGGTATGGCTGTTTTCCATGATGCTAGAATAGATGATCAAAGGCTGGATCTTTATAGTTTAGAAGTTCACCATTGGTGGCAAATGATTCCTTTGCTGCCAGCTATACGCCAAGGTAAACATATACACTGGCGTGGTGTACGGGCTATTCAAGGAAGGGAAATCCAGATTTATACTCGTAAACCTTATCCTATTAATACAGATGGAGAAATTACAACTTACACTCCGGCTGTATTTAGTCTCATGCCCAAGGGTATAGGTGTTTTTGTGCCACTACTGTAA
- a CDS encoding SulP family inorganic anion transporter yields the protein MQITNTIHFRNLRGDIFGGVTAAIISLPLALAFGVASGAGPVAGLYGAVCVGFFAALFGGTPTLISEPTGPMTVVITGIIASLNVSHPETGMAMAFTVVMLAGVFQIIFGVFKLGKYITLMPYSVISGFMSGIGVILIFLQIAPFLGQSSPKGGVLGVVKNLPNLLENINPNALILGVMTVAIIYLTPSQIKRFVPPQLIALVGVTIVSVIFFGDADIQRIGEIKTGLPKIQLPTFSLSDMTLMLVDAVMLAMLGCIDTLLTAVVADSLTRTEHKSDKELIGQGIANIVSGLCGGLPGAGATMGTVVNIQTGARTAVSGLTRALILLVLVLGAAGVTESIPMAVLAGIALKVGIDILDWSFLKRSHKVSLKGSLIMYGVLLLTVFVDLIVAVGVGVFIANILTIERLSNMQSQTVKAISDADDDIDLTPAEKSLLDEGNGRILLFYLSGAMIFGVSKAISREHNAIKDCDVVVLDLSDVPMMGVTASLTIESAIREACEVGRQVIIVGATGKIKKRLENLGVLSLLPPHHLMVDRKEALEQAVQIVNNFPQDISATV from the coding sequence ATGCAAATAACTAATACTATTCATTTCCGCAATTTACGCGGTGACATCTTCGGTGGTGTTACCGCTGCCATTATTTCTTTACCACTGGCTTTAGCTTTCGGTGTTGCTTCCGGTGCTGGGCCTGTTGCTGGTCTGTATGGTGCTGTCTGCGTCGGCTTTTTTGCTGCTTTATTTGGTGGTACACCAACCCTAATTTCTGAACCTACTGGTCCGATGACAGTGGTCATTACTGGTATTATTGCTTCCCTGAATGTAAGTCACCCAGAAACCGGTATGGCTATGGCTTTTACTGTAGTCATGTTAGCAGGGGTATTTCAGATAATCTTTGGTGTCTTTAAGCTTGGTAAATATATTACCCTCATGCCCTATAGTGTAATTTCTGGCTTTATGTCAGGAATTGGGGTGATTTTAATATTCCTGCAAATTGCGCCTTTCTTGGGACAGTCTAGCCCTAAAGGTGGGGTATTGGGAGTAGTAAAAAACCTGCCTAACTTATTAGAAAATATCAACCCGAATGCTTTAATTTTGGGTGTAATGACGGTGGCAATTATTTATTTAACGCCATCACAGATTAAGCGTTTTGTTCCTCCTCAATTAATTGCATTAGTAGGAGTGACTATAGTTTCTGTCATATTTTTCGGTGATGCTGATATCCAACGTATTGGTGAGATTAAAACTGGTTTACCCAAAATTCAACTGCCAACTTTCTCATTATCAGACATGACTCTGATGTTAGTTGATGCGGTGATGTTGGCAATGTTGGGATGTATTGATACCCTATTAACTGCGGTAGTTGCTGATAGTTTAACCCGCACTGAACATAAATCTGATAAAGAATTAATTGGTCAAGGTATTGCTAACATCGTATCTGGTTTGTGTGGTGGTTTGCCTGGTGCTGGGGCAACAATGGGAACTGTGGTTAATATCCAAACTGGGGCGCGGACTGCGGTATCTGGTCTTACCCGTGCGTTGATTTTATTGGTTCTAGTTTTGGGTGCTGCTGGTGTAACTGAAAGCATTCCCATGGCTGTATTAGCTGGTATTGCCCTGAAAGTAGGTATTGATATTCTGGACTGGAGTTTCTTAAAGCGCTCTCATAAAGTATCTCTCAAGGGTTCACTCATCATGTATGGTGTTTTGCTCTTGACTGTGTTTGTTGACTTAATTGTGGCTGTAGGTGTGGGTGTATTTATTGCTAACATCCTGACAATTGAACGTCTTTCTAATATGCAGTCTCAGACAGTTAAAGCTATTAGTGATGCAGATGATGACATTGATTTAACTCCAGCGGAAAAGAGTTTATTGGATGAAGGTAATGGCCGGATATTACTATTTTACTTGAGTGGTGCAATGATATTTGGTGTATCTAAGGCGATTTCTCGTGAACATAACGCCATTAAAGATTGTGATGTCGTCGTTCTTGATTTGAGTGATGTACCAATGATGGGTGTGACAGCTTCCTTAACTATTGAGAGTGCAATTAGAGAAGCTTGTGAAGTAGGTCGTCAAGTGATCATTGTGGGTGCAACTGGTAAGATTAAAAAACGGTTAGAAAATCTGGGTGTTTTGAGTTTGTTACCTCCTCATCATTTAATGGTAGACCGGAAGGAAGCTCTTGAGCAAGCAGTACAAATAGTTAATAATTTTCCTCAAGATATAAGTGCAACTGTTTAG
- a CDS encoding sodium-dependent bicarbonate transport family permease produces the protein MDFLSDFFTKFGAQLQSPTLGFLIGGIVIAAFGSQLQIPDAIYKFIVFMLLIKVGLSGGIAIRNSNLTEMLLPALFAVVMGILIVFIGRYTLAKMPNVKTVDAIATAGLFGAVSGSTLAAGITVLEAQGIEYEAWAGALYPFMDIPALVTAIVVASIHTSKKRDKYFSEEEYLSKQPVAAGEYPSGQEYPTTRQEYLSQQRGTANKVEIWPIVQESLQGSALSALLLGLALGILTRPESVFESFYEPLFRGLLSILMLVMGMEAWSRIGELRKVGQWYAIYAFFAPLLHGFIAFGLGMIAHYVTNFSAGGVALLAIIAASSSDISGPPTLRAGIPSANPSAYIGASTAVGTPVAIALGIPLYIGLAQALMGG, from the coding sequence ATGGATTTTTTGTCTGATTTCTTCACGAAATTCGGGGCGCAGTTGCAGTCCCCGACGCTCGGCTTTCTGATTGGTGGTATAGTCATTGCCGCCTTCGGTAGCCAACTGCAAATTCCAGATGCGATCTATAAGTTTATCGTCTTCATGCTGCTCATCAAAGTTGGTCTGAGCGGCGGTATTGCAATCCGCAATTCCAATCTGACAGAGATGCTGTTGCCCGCACTATTTGCCGTGGTAATGGGGATTCTGATTGTGTTTATCGGGCGCTACACGTTGGCTAAAATGCCGAACGTCAAAACCGTGGATGCCATTGCGACTGCGGGCTTATTCGGTGCCGTGAGTGGCTCTACCCTCGCAGCTGGCATAACGGTATTGGAAGCGCAAGGTATCGAATACGAAGCCTGGGCTGGCGCACTCTATCCCTTCATGGACATCCCAGCACTCGTGACGGCGATTGTCGTGGCCAGCATTCATACCAGCAAAAAACGCGACAAGTATTTCAGCGAGGAGGAGTATCTCAGCAAGCAGCCTGTTGCCGCAGGGGAGTATCCCAGCGGGCAGGAGTATCCCACCACCAGACAGGAGTATCTCAGCCAGCAACGCGGTACCGCAAATAAGGTAGAGATATGGCCTATCGTGCAGGAAAGCCTCCAGGGATCTGCCCTATCAGCATTGCTGCTCGGCCTCGCTCTAGGCATACTAACTCGTCCGGAAAGTGTATTTGAAAGCTTTTACGAACCCCTCTTCCGCGGACTGCTTTCAATACTGATGCTGGTAATGGGTATGGAGGCATGGTCAAGGATTGGCGAGCTACGCAAGGTAGGCCAGTGGTACGCTATATATGCCTTTTTTGCACCGCTGCTGCATGGGTTTATAGCCTTCGGTCTCGGCATGATTGCCCACTACGTTACTAATTTTAGTGCTGGCGGTGTCGCGCTCCTAGCCATCATTGCTGCCTCCAGTTCAGACATCTCAGGCCCGCCTACTTTACGCGCTGGTATCCCATCGGCTAATCCCTCTGCGTACATCGGAGCGTCCACAGCAGTCGGTACGCCAGTTGCGATCGCCTTGGGAATACCTCTCTACATCGGGCTTGCCCAGGCGCTGATGGGCGGCTGA